taaaaaatgaaccaAATcgtagctcatatctcaaaaagcTCGTATCTCAGGTAgcttgtatctcaaggtaccactctATTTGTAAATAACAAATATTgtataaaaacacaataaaacatgacaaaagaGAATTTGAACAAATTAATTGGTTTTATGAAATATATTTATCTCAGAGATCAGGGGGTGCATTCCACAGGATGTTATCCTACCATGTTCAGTTGGGACCATCTATCAGCTGAAGCATATAAAAGTGGCTGCCCACAGGAGACTGACTGCTCTAGTAATCATAGAAGAGATTGTTGATGACACTTCTATATACTGTAGACATTTTtcatagaagaaagaaatagaatttTAAATAggcaagaggagaagagggaagataggccacagagatttgtttacataaatttttattggaggaggaggcagtgaaaaTGGGAGGAATTTGTTTAGTCTCATGCCTTTTCAGTCACTTTTGATTGCCATAAACTCTCACTTAATCGCTGCTTAAGTACTTGTTACACTCTTAATGTAACACTTTATTATTGCACTTAattgctacatttttttttactttacttaattttattttattcattgttttttgtttgtatggCATTTCACAAAATAGCTGTCCAAGAAGGTTTGTTTCATCCTATTTTTCAGAATGTTTCAGAAATTATGTAGTGCCATTTGCTTAGAATCAATGATCAGATGAAAGAAATTTAGCAATTAATTGCACAAAATGCTTGCACATGAGAAatggtgggaaaaaaaatgctggGTGTTGCTATGCCATATAGCAGTGGCACACTTGGAACCATCTTGTAATTCGAATTTTGGCCAGCAAGTCAAAACAAGAAATCGACTGAGTGACAGCTCATATCTCGGATTAGTTGTAAAGCGAGGTGCTCATAACTCAAGGCTCCTCTATATTGTGTAATTAATTGCTGGTGCAGGTACAGCTGAAGTTATAAACCACTTCAATAAAGAGTGGGTGACCAGATTTATCTTAATTTACAATATTCCTAAAATATTCTTGATGAAGAACCTGTCACGAAGTACTGATGCCTTGTGATCTACTGCCACATTTTTGTTGCAGATGGTCTTCTCTATTGTTTTCAATATTACAGTGATGTCCTTCATAATTGACCAGGTGTTCCCTCTGTCCTTATGAGTGTCTCTCGCCCTGACCACAGGCCGTCAGACGGTTTTTCCTGAGTGAGCAGCACTATCGGGAGTTGATTGGTAACTTCACTGCCCGCACTCAAAACTGCTCCAGCAACACCACAGCACTGCAGGTGCATAACCAGAGCCAGTTGGTGAATGAAGTTGCTTGTGATTGGCTGAAGGCTCGTGGAAAGTCTGTGTGGTACGACTGGCTGCCTGTGGAGCATGATGCCAAGACTGTCCTCTGGATAGGCGGCATTTTCCCCATGAGCAATGAGAGCAATGTGGGATTCTACCGCAAGTCCCTTGTCAATGGTGTGTACTGTATTGGttttatgcctctctctctctctctctctctctctctctctctctctctctctctctctctctctctctctctctctctctctctctctctctctctctctctcatccattataTCAGCAATGCCACTAAAGTAATTAATGCGGatctcaacaataacaacattaacattaAATTCACTTTCAGCTGCTCAACTGGCATACAAACGAATCAATGAGAATCCAGACATCCTGCAGGACTATGAGATAAAAGTGATCAATCTGAATGGAGGCTGCCGGCGAGAGACAGTGCTGACGGCCTTCATGCACCACATCCGCAAGGAGTCTGCTGATGTGGACTTTGCACAGATGATTGGCATTCTTGGTGAGACAGAAGCTTAGTCACATTAAAGGAGACATTGGTGATAATATGTATAAAACCATTAACTAGTTCATGCTGATCTAATTAAAAATTCATACATTAAAAGCTCTTGAGTATACTATTTTATTAGTTTGTAAATGGAAAATCATGCAATGGAAAAGCTCTTTTAATTCATATTTGTAAGTGAAGAATTGTATTTGAAGTCCTGTTGATACAGTGAGTTAGTGAATGTGAGTATCACATACATATCCTTGTTGGTTTGACACAGGCCCGGCATGTTCTGACACACTTGAGACACTGGTGGGTGTTGCCGAGACCTTCAAGACAGTGGTGATGTCGTACAGTGCTGAAGGAGCCATCTTCAACTACTCCAAATACCCATACTTCTTCAGAACCATcccagaaaacaaaatatatgggtatgattctttattctctcactgaCAGAGTTAAGCTTTCTCCCTCACAGAAAGTCTCTCACCACCTCCATATCAGTCAGGAATATTGTATCAAGAAACTAAGAATTCTGTTGTTGATGTTCAATTCTAATTAATCAGCAAAAAGATATCAATGTGAAATAGGTGATGAAAATATGGCTTTTACCAAGTCCATTCTCTTAGTATACAGAATAAATAACAGCAAATTAGTGGTGCCTTTGGGAGGGAACAGTCTGGCCATACACTCCTTGGCTTGGCTAGAAGACTGCTGTCACTGTATTTTCCCCAATAGCATAAAATGGCATTGGGATATCCATCTCTGTATTCTTATTCTAATCAAGCTACCCTTTTTAAATAAGATTTCAGCATGTTTAGTACAGGTATTTCTCAATTAATGCAAGGGTTGCATTCCAGACGGGATTGTATAATGTAAAAAGCAAaagttggtcttgttttgctggTAGCAGTCCCACCTGCTAGGCAACAAAATCTGCATGATATCTCTAGCATTGTCACCTGCATATTGACACATGTGAATCCACCTTAAGTTGAGGGATATAAGTTGTGGGATATGTATGATATTTTGTCTAAGGCactgagagaggaggatggagagagacagCACTAACAGTGTGCAGGTAACGATGAAACATTTTCACCATTCCatatagatatatgtatatgtagtaCCATATCTGATGACATATAGGACGCACAGGATTATAAGACGCACCCCGATTTCAACAGGTTAaattcagaaaaagaaaaaagaataattttggtgtatttaaGCATATACTTTTAAAAGCAATCTAAGAACATTTTCTACAAGCAGAAAACATGGTCAATTTGTAGTGTCACCCAACCATGGAATCTAATATGTGGTTTATGTTTTCAAGTGAAAAAATTAGTGAAATGATTGATGGTATATGTCATTTTTGTCACAGACTAAGATTTTTTAACCTATGATTGTTTTTTAAACTCCAACTTATACCTACTTCTCATTCCCAACAATCATAGATGGTCTATGGGATATTGAGGTTCTTGGGTGGAGAGTATTACATGAAGTAATGTGAATTGTAAAAAAGCTctgaaatcaacaaaatcacgtAAACAATGAAAATGCTTTAATAGCATCAGCAGCAGGTACACACAGCAGCCCAGCTGTTGAATTGTTTACATCAAGTAGCATTGTCAATGCTATGCTTCCAGCTGTATCCATTGCACCATGGCCCACAAGGGATATTAAACAAAACCCCAACTTAATACCAAGCATTGTCATCCTTAAGTTTTGGCCAATGTGAGGCTGGGCAGCAAATGTTGTGATTACCTTTCCTTGTGCTCTTCATTTGTTCTTCTTGCTGTTGCcagatacatatatttttttctgcaggTGGCAGTCTAAAAGTCCTTGCTACTGCTCTATTGCCATACTCCTTGGAATAATCTACTACTTGTAGTTTGTCGGAGATTGTGTTGCgcaatctttttcctcttgctgCCATAACAGTAAGGATGTTAActgttagtgtgttttgttatgattgGATCAGATTGGATATAGTCAGGGATAGTCTTTACAGCAGTGTCCCtgatgttgttttcctttttgttgttgccgatcttttaaatttttccttttttactcaagcaattttattttattttttattttattttttattattattattttttactatcaATTTTATGATCACGAACTTGTTGTTACTCGTCACCATCAGATGGCATCGAGTCAGGGTTCCAACCAATCAGCTGATATTTATATACAtgcatcacagcctcacagtttagattgctttcatttttatggaaatttgtttttaaagtaataatacatactggtaatgataacaataccaGCAATAAATTAATGATGCATGCAATTAGGGTAGATAGAGATACTGATTGTGAGCTAGATTAGTGATGACTAGGGAGAAGATAAGCTTACTGAAGTCTCAACTTCGCATATTAGATGGAGGACAATGTTTTTAGCCAAACTTTTTGGAAAAAGGGTGCATcctatatgccatcaaatatggtaattacaaaattattattattattttggggATCCCATTTAAAGCCAAGCTTTTTGGGCACCACGCTGAGAGGCAGCGTGTTGGCTGGGGGAACACCTGGTGGCCACATAATGAAAGTAAACCAGACGTGCAACTTCATTTTCTTGATATCGTGTTAGTCCAAATAATCTATGTAATTTGAGAGAAATTGCAGGTTTTTTTTACGTCGTGTTATTTCAAAATTGCATAATCTAAACATGCATAATCAAGAAATATCTGTATTTATGTATTGAAATACAATAATGTCATGTGTACTAAAAAAGCTTATTGACCATCATAAAACTTGCTACTCACATTTTCATATGTATTTTTCAGAACGGTGTACAAGAAATTATTCCAGCAGCTACAGTGGAAGCAGGTTGGGGCTCTGACTGAGGACAGCAACAAGTACAGTGAGTACCTGTCAGACCTGCTGTACAATGTGACTGACAAGCTGAAGGTTACCAACGTAAAAATGAAAACCAGTGGTGATATAGAAGAAGTAAGTATGCCAGGAACTCATCTTTACATCCATGTTTAGTGGAATATTCTAATTTAAtatttaggatttttttttttttttttttttttattattctataaGGGTTCATATATTTTACTACTAGttttaaaaaatgaaaaatgagaatggAATTTGGGATAAATTGCTTTTGCTTGCAATATTTTGGATTTTAGTTggattgttactattattttattttatatttttctctgctGAGATTAAAAGATTATGTTAGAAATTTGTGTTGTCAAGGAATATAGAGTGTTAGAAATTTGATTCACCATGTGGTGTTCTCTCTGGCACAGactgccttttttttaatactgaTTGCTTCTGGTAATTAGATGTCTGATTTCTATTATTCTGTGGAGCTTTCCTCTTCACTATTCTACAGTGATCATTACCTAGCTCTCATCATAACATCTAATGCTGGTGTTTCTCCATATACAGAGGCTCAAGAAATTGCAGACCCACAAGATTATCATTGGTGACTTTTATGCCAACAAAGCTCGGGAAGTTCTTTGCGAGGCTTACCGCCTCAACATGACAGCTGAGTATGGCTACGTCTGGTTTCTCCCTCGCTGGTTTAACACAAACTGGTACAACACAAGCATATACAGTGGTAAGGACCGCAAGAGGCTTCCATGTACCACTGCACAGATGCTGAAGGTGAGAACAATAAAGGGAGGAACTGCTATTGTCATTGTCTCTACCCTTGCCAATgccacctcttctttctcctccaactgCATCTATTGCTGCCACTGCCTTCCTCAATACTTGTTATCTTttgcttttatctattttaagaAAAATGCAAAGTAACTCAGCAGTACATCTTGAATTGTTAGTATGTAATGAGCTACTAACTTATCAGCAATGTTTGTTCAGCCAGTGGTTATATTTATACTTCTTAGGTTTTGCATATATTGTATTTGCATATACTGTATCTGAGatttttaaaaaagaaaatttgttcTCTGAATTATTGAATAATTTTTCTAGTTGAAGATAACAGATTAGATAGCCTTTTTCTCTACAACCTTAGTATCATGGGATTCCATATCCAAATCTGAATCCTGTTAATTTGTGAAGGGAAGTACTTATAATGATAGTGAAAAACAACtgaatgtgttttgttattctccAGGCCATTGATCGCCACATGAGCCTTGGCTTTGCCTACTATGCACCTGACAATGTCACCAACTGTGAGAACATGACGGTTGCAGAGTGGCGGGAAGTGTACAGGCGGTGAGGGTTTCATTTACTTGTACTTCAGTGGATTTTCATCTCTTAGACTGATATTCAATTCAAAGAAGCATTATCTTGCAGTTATATTTAGATAAGAGAGAAATTGTTGACTAATGCTGAGCCTGACGTACTTTTCCTGCCCTCAGCAAAATGAACAACACCCCTCCAGATTATGCTGGCTACACCTATGATGCTGTGTGGGCGTATGCACTTGCCCTTGACAGGTTGCTCAAGGAGGACAGGACACACGTCTCCAACTTTCACACCTTCCGGACTGTGGAGTGAGTTGGCTGCAGCTCTTTGCTTTTAGGCCCTACTACCTTGTGATGTATTTTCCCCCACATAGTGTGTTGGGCTGGTGTTCCTGTGGGCAGTGTGCTGTGAGTGTTCACATGTGATTGCTTCCTGTGTTGCCCATTTAAATATTTTAGTGGAGCTACATGGTAAGATTTCAGGAATGGTCTAATAGTTTTATTGTTGCTGTCTTTGCAGTGCTTAATGGGTATAGACACAAATTACAGTGGTGCCTCGCAATAATGGACCTCTCAGTAATGGATTTAGCTCAATAACCAAGTTTTGGGGGaaccattatatttttttccccataaaTCCATAGTTCCTGAGTGGCTGCATGGACGAATATACATATGACAcaataaacaagccaaaaaggcATACTAGATACCATTGtaacttgttttgtttgtctatgaTTTACAAAACTTGTAATACAGTGGAGAGTGGTGATTGCTTGCCAGACATTCATGGTGATTTGTGGTCCCAGGCTGGTTGGACCCACAGCCTGCTGAAGTGAAATGTTAGTTATGCATTTCTGTTTGAATATTGTTGAGCAAGCAAGGATAATGACATGGCcacactatgagagagagagagagagagagaggcctgctGGTGTGAATTGCTAGATATGCATTTCTGTTTGAATTTTACTGGGGCAGGAAAGGGTAATGAAGCttccacactgagagagagagagagagagagagagagagagagagagagagagagagagagagaggaggagatcaCAGGGTCTGGCAAAAGTGCAGACATCAGACTCTAAAATTAACTCTCCAATCacttcatttttgtcttcatttactgGTCTTTGGAGATCtacaatttcatttcttcttcttctgactgAGGGCAATTTAGTATGAAGTGGACTAGGTTTTCTTCTTGTAGATAATATAATGAGCAAGTTATTTCATCAGTGCAGTGGCAAAAGTGATTTAAACAACACAGccaccaaatctctctctctctctctctctctctctctctctctctctctctctctctctctctctctctctctctctctctctccaaaaagtaCTTGTAAGGGTGGCCATATGGCAAGTTTGCAGCAGGACAATACTCTATAGCAGGTCTGCATAAGGTGCAAGCCTGTGAGGTATCAGGTCTGACACTTGGCATTGTCAATGCCACGTTTAGGATGGGGGAACACTTTTCTATAGAGAACACGTCTTAATTTTTACCATAGTGGCAatgtggaacaaaagttagAATTTCAGAAGTAATTTCAGAAACACTGCAATTTATAGAGAgaacagagggaaagaaataaagacagagacacggtaaggaggtggagcagcattagagaaagaaggcaagtcCATGATCTATGGAGGGGTTGCACTAGTGTGGAGGTAGTCCACTTTGACTCTGATgatcctttgtcttcctcccctcatttGTCACCTCAGCAAGGTTCTTCAGGCAGTCATTAAATGCTTGTTAAAGATATCACTGGACCACATGGGAATTGGTCATTACAACAAACGGGAAGCTATatctttaatttatctattcttgGCAAGATTAATTTTTATTACTGTACACTTCTTAAACAGTTTAATAGTGAACTCTTTCATTTCAACATTAATTGTAAGACAGATTAAAtgatcaaaatatttttttgcattattaaaagagaataaactaCCAAAAAAGGGAAATGTGGTGTGTTTAAGGGTCTCACAGACAAATCGCTGTCAGTAACAGACAATTCATGGTGACAGACAACCCCTCATCCCCAAAGTGTCCGTTATCATGAGGCACCACTCTACCGTAATTTGTCAAACATTAGAGTAAGATGGATAGCTCTTCATAAGTGGTAGTAGATAAATATATgcagtaagaaaataataaggagCACTTGGTATCAGCGCTGGGTGcaactttgatttttttcagGTGTGACTGACTTTTTGCCACCAGTTCTGATGTGAGTGCAACTTTGCAACTCTATTTTTGCAGCTTCCAACTTTGCAAGTGCAACTTTTTTTCTGGTGCAACTCCACtaaattacaaaataaaatttTGTGCCATAACAGAAATGCTTTTAAaaggcagatttttttttttttttttttttttaagttaaaaCACAGCCTAGACTAATATCTACAGGcagtctttcttctcctctatgTCCTTCTGGCTCATCTTGCCCTCCAACCATGGCAATTTCTTTAATAAAACTTGTCTTTGTTCCTGGTCAAAGTCAAGGAAAATCAGTGATGAGACTTTGGTCAGTTAAACTTTTTCAAAATATCTCCAACTTCCAAATGCAACTTTGAAATTTGTGCTGTGGTAAAGTTGCGAAGTCTCAACTCAGTGGCATAACACCCAGCTCTGCTAGATATTATTGTTTCTGCTCAAAGGATTTATTGTatgtccatttttttatttgagggaAATTTTTTTTACACTGGTGCATCACTTCCCTGCCCATTGGTACACATTAGTCCATTTTCTATTTGACAAATAAGTTGACATCgaaattattttcctttcattgtggTATGTTaataatttccttttattatgcCATACAAAGgtatatatttctaatgatCACCAGACTCATTCCTCTTCCCATCTCACCACACTGCTGTTCTTCCACAGGAGATTCTCTGAAATCATTTCCAAAACTAGCTTCAGTGGAGTGTCAGGCATGATCAACTTCCGCAAGAATTCCTCAGACCCTAACAACAACATCTCAGACACGCAGCTGGTGAACATCATGCAGTTTGtggttgatgatgataagaagggAGGCTCCTATGTCACCGTGGGGACCTTCAACCCTCAAGGATCTAAGTAAGATTTCCCATCCACTGTGGACACTATAGAGAAAAGATGTTAGAGTTACTGCATAGGTTATTCAATTTATTTCAGTCATCATCATACAGATTCACAATTTTTTAGCTAGGATCCAAGATCATGTTCATGACACAGGTCTCAAAAATTCTGGCTGGAAATCAGTGATGATGATTACATTCACAATTCTCTCCTGTATTCACTGAATTCAAAGCATTTAATGGTTATCATTACTGCAGATTGCATGTGTGATGACAGGTCTGTACTGACCAGTGAGTCAGGGCAAGTAGAAGTAGTGGCAAGATCACACTCACATACTCATATGCCATGTTTAAGATGGAGTGAAACTTTTATATAGAAAACACACCTTGATTTTTACTTCAGTGGTgatgtggaacaaaagttaAAATGACTTCTTGAATACACCaatttatatataaatagagagagagagagagagagagagagagagagatggagtgaggTTGGAGAAATAAGGCAAGCCTGTGATCTAGGGAGATGTGGCAATAGTGGGGTAATCCTGGTGAAACCCAGGGTCACACCTAGATGTCCAGTTTAGACTGTGCTGAGTATAATCACTAGAGGTGGAGgatggggaaaagaaaatattcgcTGATGACCGTCTAGCTGATCCTAATTCACTGCCTAGTACAGAAATCACGAagagaaaggtaaacaaaatatTTTAGAATATCATAATTTGCTCTAtcaccaaacacaaaaaaagattaaataaaattgcatggattttatacattttttctaaATCTATattttatgtaaaaaatgtcAGAAGTTACATTGGACAATCTCTCACCTCACTTGCTTATCTGTTGGACTTTCCACTAAAGTTCATAATGACCTCATTCAACTTTGTTACCAAATTCTCATCcattttttgtttactctacAGGCTTGACCTTGACCTGGGTGACCTGAGATTCTTGCAAGGAATCCCCAAAGATGGCTTGGTTGAGGACACCTGCTTATTTGAAACATTCAGCCGATGGTTGAATGTGGAGTGTGACCAggccatcatcattgttatggTGTTGATCTTTGTGGTCTTTGCATTCATCCTCATTGCCCTTTTCATTGTGTACAAAAGGAGGTGAGACTTGCCGAGGTGGACTATTTATGATTTCAtttacttgtattttgtttgtaGTATACTGTATTTGTAAGTGCTTGAGACTTTTTAAGGACAAAAAATCAGCCTGTCTAATTCAGTCTTGTTACAGAATGCATTATAGCTAGTGGTGTGTGATTAAGTGATATGAGATTATTGGTATTGAGCAGTAGTCTATTAGCAGTGAGTACACTGTGTAAGGAATCATCCAAAGTCTAAACTATTTTCAGTTAGCGCTATACACAGGTATTAGAAACTCTCGGATTGTACTTCATAAAAGTtcaaaagtaacaaaatagaaaatgaagatcaCAGAAAATGTGACTTAGGAACATATACTGTAACAATCTTTCTGAGTTCTTATCTTTACTTGCAGGTTTGAAAATATGATTCCTGAGTCCGGATGGTCTATTGGAGAACTCATGCCCCTGGATGAGTGGGAGTTGCCACGGGAGAAGGTGGTCATTAACCGCACCATTGGAGAGGGAGCATTTGGTACAGTGTTTGGAGGTGAATGTCAGTTTGCTGACAACTCCCCCTGGCTGGCAGTGGCCGTCAAGACGCTCAAGGTATGTTTCATGGAAAATAAGTTTGTAAAAACTTCACTTTTCTACTGAACACTAGTCTTTTGCCACTCTTCATTCTTTTGCCACATGAACAgtttatgaaggaaaacaacTGGACGTCTTCATACTCTGACTTccaaaatatttttcttgtttctttaattaaggtcttggaatatatatatatatatatatatatatatatatatatatatatatatatatatatatatatatatatatatatatatatataatattcctTTTAATAGTTTTTCTATAGAAGACAATGCATGTTACAAAAAGTTTTGATGATTACAGGAGTTTAGTATGTATCACATGTGATGTAGTTTTAGTATAGGATGGAAAAGTCACCCATTAATAGTAATTTAGGGCTTGACAACTATTCTAATGGGACTATGATACTGCAGGTTGGTTCCACTGTGGAGGAGAAGTTGGATTTTCTGGGTGAGGCAGAGATGATGAAGAGATTCAATCACAGGAACATTGTGCAGCTGTTGGGACTCTGCACTCACCAGGAGCCCATCTATATGGTCATGGAATTCATGTTGTATGGTGAGTCATCAGTCACCAACAGTATAGctttaataacaagaaaattagtTAAAAAATAGGACtgccatttttttcatctttttattcatatgtttATTGAAATATTTTTAGGAATACCACCATTGTTAAGGAAACTTTTTATTGCATGTATTTTTGGAATGAGACTGTCAAGGGGAccatgttttcattatttattttactatttataGGAGTTATGTTGCACAGATGAAGTAGCATAAAGTTATGTGAGCCAACTTTATTAAACCatgattttatcttttcttgccTCAAGTTTCCATCTTGTACATAGTTCAATTGTTGAGAACACTTAGAACTACTTGAGGATATGAGGTAGTATTGTCCAGGACTCTTAGGAATTGGAATATATCCATAGTAATCAttagtatatgtatatgtaaacagaattacttttttccttcacaactCATAGGTGACCTCAAAACATACTTGTTGGCCCGTCGCCACTTGGTGTCTGATAGAACGGTACACTCAGAGGAGGATGAGATCAATAGCAAGCGTCTTACCTCCATGGCTCTCGATGTCTGCTGTGCCCTTGCTTATTTGGCTGAACTAAAATATGTGCACAGGTGAGGttgcttcctttcttatcatctatccattctattttattttgtcacATCAGTAGTAAAATTCATTCTGAGACATAGACATATTCCCTCTATGTTACTGACAATAATCAAGGCTAAAGAAATATGGTGAAGACTTTCTCCCTCAAAAACTTTGTACCTCCTTGACTATATGTAGAGAAATAACAactaccatatttgatggctcataagacacaTGGGCTCATAAGATGCATCCATTTTTGCAgatattgaaatgaaaaaaagaagataaatgagcAGATTCAAACTTTCAATATGAGgtgaaggatttcacctgacatttgaagactctcacatgcatttagatcattaaTAGATACcagtattttgcatttaaaaactttaatatttACTAGTAGCTTATATACCAATCCTGTTttgagatgtaaacatgtacctgCCATATGATGCCAACAGTGACTGTGAGAAACTACAGAGGGTAataatcattttattttatttatttattttttttatttttttttttttttcatcattctacaCAATTCTTATGTAGtattttttgtacattttcaaAGCCAAAGGATGCATGAAAGCAGATTTACCAAACTTATTTTCTAAAAAAAGATTTATTTGAAATATTCATCTGAAAGTTTTAAATATTATTGCATAACTTATTACATGAATATTATGCAGACCATCACTATAAGCCAGCCTGCCCCATGATGCTCTCTTCATTTATAAAAGagatcttttgtctttttaggTAGTAagctatttaaaaaaaaaaaaagaaagaaagaaagaaagaaaggaaggaaagtttctcattatctttatttattttttttatatgtatgtaaggtaagaatgttaaaagtAAAGTGCAATTCTAATTAtatgaaagtgtgtcttacctcaaggagtaaTGGCATCACACTGTAAAGAATGCATTCTTTACAGTGTAAAGAATGCATTCTTTACAATGGGCAAACTTCACTGCATGCAGTGGAGTTTGCCCATGTCACCAG
This region of Portunus trituberculatus isolate SZX2019 chromosome 12, ASM1759143v1, whole genome shotgun sequence genomic DNA includes:
- the LOC123502764 gene encoding atrial natriuretic peptide receptor 1-like; translated protein: MKGDTRGPPPAPHRTPPFLSLLVGGRSLLAPVLLLLLLLVYSCWILPARADQCMGLAKNGKSLPPRRYLYHPWKQQELPIKLDTSERLSHQLATALTKILLQEGLGYQNVTITQYPSTFNHNRVLGRLKAHSQNEIPEVMLNMEVWIPPTVSDLNITADSDGGKHLSGGRFGWFVSKNSSTRPGIITDHWRSFQQDEVAEIFSLLPQEEYDLRHNYTIDTIHSTPSRKRYWCEEEYCNEGVFTPPLCAGRKCATLIIGNHSDYNEFLKEQVEKERLLVQLAWVGPNLTPQFLCFFRGEKPIMFFDWWPNSLSNLDNFMPISFPSCYSSYSVNPYLCNYELHALKKYMWRKLRKSAKPVVEAVRRFFLSEQHYRELIGNFTARTQNCSSNTTALQVHNQSQLVNEVACDWLKARGKSVWYDWLPVEHDAKTVLWIGGIFPMSNESNVGFYRKSLVNAAQLAYKRINENPDILQDYEIKVINLNGGCRRETVLTAFMHHIRKESADVDFAQMIGILGPACSDTLETLVGVAETFKTVVMSYSAEGAIFNYSKYPYFFRTIPENKIYGTVYKKLFQQLQWKQVGALTEDSNKYSEYLSDLLYNVTDKLKVTNVKMKTSGDIEERLKKLQTHKIIIGDFYANKAREVLCEAYRLNMTAEYGYVWFLPRWFNTNWYNTSIYSGKDRKRLPCTTAQMLKAIDRHMSLGFAYYAPDNVTNCENMTVAEWREVYRRKMNNTPPDYAGYTYDAVWAYALALDRLLKEDRTHVSNFHTFRTVERFSEIISKTSFSGVSGMINFRKNSSDPNNNISDTQLVNIMQFVVDDDKKGGSYVTVGTFNPQGSKLDLDLGDLRFLQGIPKDGLVEDTCLFETFSRWLNVECDQAIIIVMVLIFVVFAFILIALFIVYKRRFENMIPESGWSIGELMPLDEWELPREKVVINRTIGEGAFGTVFGGECQFADNSPWLAVAVKTLKVGSTVEEKLDFLGEAEMMKRFNHRNIVQLLGLCTHQEPIYMVMEFMLYGDLKTYLLARRHLVSDRTVHSEEDEINSKRLTSMALDVCCALAYLAELKYVHRDVACRNCLVSAERVVKLSDFGMTRPMYESDYYRFNRRGMLPVRWMSPESLEDGIFTSSSDMWSYGVLLYEIITFGSFPFQGMSNNQVLEHVRSGNTISLPKSVKPQLERLLLSCWSMNPQQRPTFTEMAETLNMWPRLITPCLELPTAAIQINDTDSVDLALPTDQPCRRSSAPNTRLPTARPRLTDADSCTNNNATPNCVLQSRPGNTQASNLFGSFSWNHVPQENGGGPSKEPLLPQNGEAYVTRYVCLQRTKSGENSELESPSSMTAV